In Synechocystis sp. PCC 6714, the following are encoded in one genomic region:
- a CDS encoding MORN repeat-containing protein, which produces MSKFFSIGLFVSAIFVLGPFSSQSLAANLTLPDGSKCEGEIANGALNGQATCQFANGDRYEGQFMNGEKKGQGKYTFADGGYFEGIFEDDQIGGQGIRVYPSQDRYEGAFVQGQPHGQGIYITAEGLRYEGEFVDGQPMGKGTFTYVNGDRCSGTVVEGELDGPGSCEYNNGDKYEGNLNNGQPDGEGVFRFADGGQYEGQFQNGQFSGQGTRIFANGNRFQGEFKQGVPSGQGQYSFADGSGYQGDVQGGQPQGQGIYTFANGNRYQGQFTAGKFEGQGAFIFANGDRCQGQFSNNQLQGMATCDYANGDTFEGIFEQGKKNGKGVYSFADGTRLEGVWKDDQYQS; this is translated from the coding sequence ATGTCTAAATTTTTTTCAATTGGTTTATTTGTTAGTGCTATTTTCGTTCTCGGGCCATTCTCATCCCAGTCCTTGGCCGCTAACTTAACTCTCCCCGACGGTTCCAAGTGTGAAGGGGAAATTGCCAATGGTGCCCTCAATGGCCAAGCAACCTGTCAATTTGCCAATGGCGATCGCTATGAAGGGCAATTTATGAATGGCGAAAAAAAAGGTCAAGGAAAATATACCTTTGCCGACGGGGGCTACTTTGAAGGAATTTTTGAAGATGATCAAATTGGCGGCCAAGGAATACGGGTTTATCCCAGTCAAGACCGCTATGAAGGGGCATTTGTCCAAGGTCAACCCCATGGTCAAGGGATTTACATCACAGCGGAGGGTCTGCGATACGAAGGGGAATTTGTTGATGGTCAGCCCATGGGCAAGGGCACTTTTACCTACGTCAATGGCGATCGATGTTCAGGCACCGTTGTGGAGGGGGAATTGGACGGCCCCGGGAGTTGTGAGTACAACAATGGAGATAAGTATGAAGGCAATTTGAACAATGGCCAGCCGGACGGGGAAGGGGTTTTTCGTTTTGCCGACGGTGGACAGTACGAAGGGCAGTTCCAAAATGGACAATTTTCTGGGCAAGGCACCCGCATTTTTGCCAACGGGAATCGTTTCCAGGGGGAATTTAAACAGGGGGTCCCCTCCGGCCAAGGGCAATATAGCTTCGCCGATGGCAGTGGTTATCAGGGGGATGTTCAAGGGGGCCAGCCCCAGGGGCAAGGCATTTATACCTTTGCCAATGGCAATCGTTACCAAGGTCAATTCACGGCGGGAAAGTTTGAGGGCCAAGGGGCATTTATTTTCGCCAATGGCGATCGCTGTCAGGGGCAATTTAGCAATAACCAGCTTCAGGGCATGGCCACCTGTGACTATGCCAATGGCGATACTTTTGAAGGAATTTTTGAACAGGGCAAGAAGAATGGCAAGGGCGTTTATTCCTTTGCTGATGGTACCCGCCTAGAGGGGGTGTGGAAGGATGATCAATATCAAAGTTAG
- a CDS encoding energy transducer TonB, which translates to MSMSPFCLTQRSQQYQNSQKIILVGSACSLLVHGAIVGFWRFPLPAEAPTVEPIEFIVVDPSPALEPTPPPLTKPKVESLPKISPPPPQATSSPIAATVSPPLQQAITPPPPTVNPVPNRVVENPVPLPELPLPAPSTPIAEAVSPPLPQAITPPLATVKPLPNTVVESPASLTRAPQSTVRVPFTAVETPEFAPIPEQPAFAAVGARPTIPQSLANSSAPQPVLSRPGAAASPQSNAAANQGLFSAIANINPVSQGAAPIKPGTATKPIASSGNQSRPKLGSGQGTTERPGDRNSGQNVGPIAANPVASSAPPRPPATPNPPAKPEPLRCISQCRPSYPSALQGEEGSAKVLVSVDNGGNVTSVTITDAHANGEVNRQALLAARQMKFTAPTGGQSKSVPVVIHFTVAGSDFDRQARERRQQQEELRQAARRAEEEKANQARQRQLEQERQARQRQLEKEREERLRQLSVESAPSPAAKPSPPPIPEVKPSSPPSPKVESSPPPAPSIEPEVQSENSNSDAPAEL; encoded by the coding sequence ATGTCAATGTCTCCTTTTTGCCTTACGCAACGGTCCCAGCAATACCAAAACAGCCAAAAAATTATTCTGGTTGGTTCCGCCTGTTCCCTATTGGTTCACGGGGCGATCGTTGGGTTTTGGCGATTTCCCTTGCCGGCTGAAGCCCCCACAGTGGAACCCATTGAATTTATTGTGGTAGACCCTTCCCCTGCCCTTGAACCAACGCCACCACCATTAACCAAGCCGAAAGTTGAATCCCTGCCAAAGATTTCTCCTCCACCTCCACAGGCCACCAGTAGTCCGATCGCCGCAACGGTTTCGCCGCCATTGCAACAGGCCATCACGCCCCCCCCTCCGACGGTCAATCCCGTACCCAATAGGGTCGTGGAAAATCCAGTACCTTTGCCTGAGCTACCATTACCAGCACCCAGCACTCCGATCGCCGAAGCTGTTTCACCACCATTACCCCAGGCCATTACTCCGCCCCTTGCGACGGTCAAGCCCCTACCAAATACAGTGGTGGAAAGTCCAGCCTCTTTGACTAGGGCACCCCAGAGCACCGTTCGTGTTCCTTTTACTGCCGTTGAAACACCGGAGTTTGCCCCCATTCCTGAGCAACCCGCCTTTGCCGCCGTCGGAGCTCGCCCCACAATCCCCCAAAGCCTAGCCAATTCATCAGCCCCACAACCCGTTTTAAGTCGACCTGGGGCCGCCGCTTCTCCCCAGAGCAATGCCGCCGCTAATCAGGGGCTATTTTCGGCGATCGCCAACATCAATCCAGTCAGCCAGGGGGCCGCGCCCATCAAACCAGGCACCGCCACTAAACCCATTGCTAGTTCCGGTAATCAATCCCGCCCCAAATTGGGTTCCGGTCAAGGCACCACAGAGCGCCCCGGCGATCGTAATTCCGGGCAAAACGTCGGCCCCATTGCAGCCAATCCTGTAGCTAGCAGTGCCCCTCCCAGGCCCCCAGCAACTCCAAATCCCCCGGCTAAACCAGAGCCCCTTAGATGTATTAGCCAGTGTCGACCCAGCTATCCCTCCGCACTCCAGGGGGAAGAAGGTAGCGCAAAGGTATTAGTTTCCGTTGATAATGGGGGAAATGTCACCAGCGTCACCATCACCGATGCCCATGCCAACGGCGAGGTTAACCGTCAGGCCCTCCTGGCCGCCCGACAAATGAAGTTTACGGCCCCCACCGGAGGTCAGTCCAAATCAGTCCCCGTGGTGATTCACTTTACCGTTGCTGGCTCAGACTTCGATCGCCAAGCCCGGGAGCGACGGCAACAACAAGAGGAACTGCGCCAGGCCGCCCGCAGAGCGGAAGAGGAAAAGGCCAACCAAGCCCGCCAACGGCAATTGGAGCAGGAACGTCAAGCCCGTCAACGCCAGTTAGAAAAGGAAAGGGAAGAAAGATTGAGGCAGTTATCGGTGGAGTCGGCCCCCAGCCCAGCGGCCAAACCATCCCCTCCTCCCATTCCTGAGGTGAAACCATCCTCTCCCCCTAGCCCTAAGGTTGAATCCTCTCCCCCTCCAGCGCCGAGCATTGAACCGGAAGTTCAATCGGAAAATTCCAATTCCGATGCGCCGGCAGAGCTCTGA
- a CDS encoding MotA/TolQ/ExbB proton channel family protein: MTGGIVAIPLLGFSLLAVALIIERVYFWSQIQLRQNRLVDDVLKLYRSNPPGAIALLKKNADLPMARIFLEALCLEGATPTEFRLALESATQAELPLLKRFNTLFQTIITVSPLLGLLGTILGLMRSFSSMSLGNTTAANASGVTGGISEALVSTVMGLVVAIATLLFANVFRSLYLRQFALIQEQTGQIELVYRRFHDQPEEKEYATSR; this comes from the coding sequence ATGACCGGGGGAATTGTGGCGATTCCACTCCTCGGCTTTTCCCTATTAGCTGTGGCCCTGATTATTGAGCGTGTTTATTTTTGGAGCCAAATCCAGTTACGACAAAATCGGCTGGTTGACGACGTTCTTAAGCTTTATCGCAGTAATCCCCCAGGGGCGATCGCCCTTCTCAAAAAGAATGCTGACCTACCCATGGCCCGGATTTTCCTCGAAGCTCTGTGTTTGGAAGGGGCCACACCAACGGAATTTCGTCTAGCCCTGGAAAGTGCCACCCAAGCTGAATTGCCGCTTTTAAAGCGATTTAATACCCTATTTCAGACAATTATCACCGTTTCCCCTCTTTTAGGCCTGTTGGGGACGATTTTAGGCTTAATGCGTTCTTTTTCTTCCATGAGTTTAGGCAATACTACGGCCGCCAATGCATCGGGGGTCACCGGGGGAATTAGTGAGGCCCTAGTCTCCACCGTTATGGGATTAGTGGTGGCCATTGCAACCCTCTTGTTTGCCAATGTTTTCCGTTCCCTATATCTGCGCCAATTCGCCTTAATACAGGAGCAAACCGGGCAAATCGAATTGGTGTACCGTCGTTTCCATGATCAACCAGAGGAAAAAGAATATGCGACTTCCCGATGA
- a CDS encoding biopolymer transporter ExbD yields the protein MRLPDEAESQGEINIIPMIDVIFSILAFFIISSLYLSRSDGLSVNLPSAQTTESKPNPQFILTVKQSGELFLDGRSIPIENLGTSILTKAKSNANSLVVIKADEQANHGLVVQVMDEVRQIKGVSLAIATTPKN from the coding sequence ATGCGACTTCCCGATGAAGCGGAGAGTCAGGGCGAAATCAACATCATCCCGATGATTGACGTAATTTTCTCGATTCTGGCGTTTTTCATTATCTCTAGCTTGTATTTAAGTCGTTCCGATGGCCTGTCCGTTAATTTGCCGTCGGCCCAAACCACGGAAAGCAAACCTAATCCTCAGTTCATTTTAACTGTTAAACAATCCGGTGAGCTTTTCTTGGATGGTCGATCTATACCCATAGAAAATCTAGGGACAAGTATTCTGACCAAAGCCAAAAGTAATGCCAACAGTTTAGTGGTAATTAAAGCCGATGAGCAGGCAAACCATGGCCTGGTGGTGCAGGTGATGGACGAAGTTCGCCAAATTAAGGGGGTTTCCCTGGCGATCGCCACTACGCCAAAAAACTAA
- a CDS encoding TonB-dependent siderophore receptor, with the protein MNKKVYLNLASLCLFSGLAMPLPLLAQVNRPGVVPQIQAQVGSTLITGINLEPTEKGLELKLENNSPTPLQPLIYPQNNLLIIELTNALLDIPGGEFKQENPSPQIAAIAIAQGENNLVRITVTGIDNNIPEVEVSSADRNLVLSLTPSSTAIAPETPEAEIEVVATQEGQQESSYFVPSASTATGLDTPLLDIPQSIQVVPQQVLQDRNVTELGPALQTVPGVSPNGGRGTSVFGPGFLIRGFPVQGSIFRDGIPYQSLGPLNTNDIEQIEVLKGPSSIVFGAGEPGGSINLISKKPLDEPYYNVAVSLGSYNDYRLDVDLSGPLLPEAIDTVNYRLNVSYETSGSFRDFVNGNLWVVSPTLTWDIGPNTKLNLYGQYTANRETLDEGIPASEIADLPRNRFLGERFSQFEQDQYLLGYTFNHDFNENLKLRHAMQYLAYAPVRYAPLFDFFDAETGELNRFEYYAGGNYQRFFTNAELVGKFTTGPIKHQVLFGVEYRNDTETPEFQFSNAFAPINVFNPVYTNTPFLIAPEFFRDDEVRRFAVYLQDQMDLFDNLKLLVGLRYDTATQNRSTQSITDPREEFNQTDDKLTPRVGIIYQPIPTVSLYGSYTTSFNPSFAASLNADGSTFEPQTGRQFEVGVKADITDKLSVTFSAFDIRKQNVPTIDPANPLFTIQTGEQTSRGVELYLGGEILPGWNIVTGYSYLDAFVSQDNTDIVDNTLANVPSNQFSLWSTYEIQSGDLQGLGFGLGLFYVDQRQGDLDNTFVLPSYFRTDAAVFYRRENWELQLNIENLFNSQYLSASNGFDLSTYPGAPFTVVGKIGVKF; encoded by the coding sequence ATGAATAAAAAAGTATACTTAAACCTAGCTTCATTGTGTCTATTTTCTGGGCTGGCAATGCCTTTGCCCCTGCTGGCCCAAGTGAATCGTCCTGGAGTTGTGCCCCAAATACAAGCCCAGGTGGGCTCAACCCTGATCACAGGGATTAACCTTGAACCCACGGAAAAAGGCCTAGAACTCAAACTGGAAAATAATTCCCCCACTCCGCTCCAGCCCCTCATCTATCCCCAAAATAATCTGCTGATCATTGAATTGACCAATGCCTTGTTGGATATTCCCGGCGGAGAATTTAAACAGGAAAACCCTAGCCCCCAAATTGCGGCGATCGCCATTGCCCAAGGGGAAAATAACTTAGTCCGCATTACCGTGACCGGCATCGACAACAACATTCCCGAAGTGGAAGTAAGTTCTGCTGATCGTAATTTGGTGCTGAGCCTAACCCCATCATCCACGGCAATCGCCCCCGAAACTCCAGAAGCGGAAATTGAAGTGGTGGCCACCCAAGAAGGGCAACAGGAATCTAGCTACTTTGTGCCCAGCGCCTCCACCGCCACAGGGTTGGATACTCCTCTACTAGACATTCCCCAGTCCATTCAAGTTGTGCCCCAACAGGTCTTACAAGACCGGAACGTAACCGAATTGGGGCCAGCCCTCCAAACTGTGCCAGGGGTCAGTCCCAATGGTGGTCGAGGCACCAGTGTTTTTGGCCCTGGTTTTTTAATTCGTGGATTCCCTGTTCAAGGAAGTATTTTTCGCGATGGTATTCCCTATCAATCCCTAGGCCCCTTAAACACCAATGACATTGAACAAATAGAAGTGCTAAAAGGGCCTTCCTCCATTGTCTTTGGGGCCGGGGAACCTGGGGGATCGATTAATCTAATTTCCAAAAAACCTTTGGACGAGCCCTATTACAATGTCGCCGTTTCCCTGGGCAGTTATAACGACTATCGTTTAGATGTGGATTTATCCGGCCCACTATTACCCGAAGCCATTGACACAGTTAATTATCGCCTCAATGTTTCCTATGAAACTTCAGGCAGTTTTCGGGACTTTGTCAACGGTAATCTTTGGGTTGTGTCGCCCACATTAACTTGGGATATCGGCCCGAACACCAAATTAAACCTATACGGGCAATATACCGCCAATCGAGAAACATTAGATGAGGGCATCCCCGCGTCGGAAATTGCCGATTTGCCCCGCAATCGATTCTTGGGAGAGCGTTTTAGTCAATTTGAACAGGATCAATATCTCCTTGGTTACACGTTTAATCACGACTTTAATGAAAATCTCAAGCTCCGCCATGCCATGCAATACTTGGCCTATGCCCCCGTTCGCTATGCGCCCCTCTTTGACTTTTTTGACGCAGAAACCGGTGAGTTAAACCGATTTGAATATTACGCTGGCGGCAACTATCAACGCTTTTTCACCAACGCAGAACTGGTAGGAAAATTCACCACCGGGCCCATTAAGCATCAAGTCTTATTCGGAGTAGAATACCGCAACGATACGGAAACCCCGGAGTTTCAATTCAGCAACGCCTTTGCCCCTATTAATGTTTTCAATCCGGTCTATACTAATACCCCTTTCCTCATTGCCCCAGAATTTTTCCGGGATGATGAAGTCAGACGTTTTGCGGTTTACTTGCAGGATCAAATGGATTTGTTTGATAATCTCAAGCTATTGGTGGGCCTCCGCTATGACACGGCCACCCAAAATCGCTCAACCCAATCCATAACTGATCCCAGGGAAGAATTTAACCAAACAGATGACAAATTAACGCCTCGGGTCGGTATTATTTATCAACCAATCCCCACAGTGTCCCTTTACGGTTCCTATACCACTTCTTTTAATCCTTCCTTTGCCGCTTCCCTTAACGCCGACGGTTCCACTTTTGAACCCCAAACCGGTCGTCAATTTGAAGTGGGAGTTAAGGCTGATATTACCGATAAACTAAGTGTAACTTTTTCCGCTTTTGACATCAGAAAACAAAACGTTCCCACCATTGACCCCGCCAATCCTTTATTCACCATTCAAACAGGGGAACAAACCAGTCGAGGGGTTGAGCTTTACCTCGGGGGAGAAATTCTACCGGGCTGGAACATTGTCACCGGTTATAGCTACCTTGATGCTTTTGTCAGCCAAGATAACACCGATATTGTGGACAATACTCTGGCTAACGTTCCCAGCAACCAGTTCAGTCTCTGGAGCACCTATGAAATCCAATCGGGGGATTTACAAGGTCTGGGATTTGGGTTGGGACTCTTTTATGTTGATCAACGACAAGGAGACTTGGACAATACCTTTGTTTTGCCTAGTTATTTCCGCACCGATGCCGCTGTCTTTTACCGGCGAGAAAACTGGGAACTTCAATTAAACATTGAAAACCTGTTTAACTCCCAATATTTATCTGCATCCAATGGTTTTGACTTGAGTACCTACCCCGGAGCGCCCTTTACGGTGGTGGGTAAAATCGGCGTGAAATTTTAA
- a CDS encoding class I SAM-dependent methyltransferase encodes MKKNVYYSKIADIYDQTRWLTEPIAEEVADFILALVKATPETTFLEPGVGTGLNVFPLVKRGYSVTGVDVSQEMLNQFRQKLPHIPPNLKLIYGDASQLSFPEKSFDVVLTVHMLHAVSDLGIFLDEIDRVLKPKGFYLNAQWVTPPARLEFEKHFKTILSKYQEQQTLQQSLKTINEINVEEYLVNKGYKCNYWIAKEWTVSNPIQELLGFYRSRAYGLCWLLSDEAFQFAMEEFEVFCHNHYGSLEVELSSQARFEIWAYTANAGQ; translated from the coding sequence ATGAAAAAAAATGTTTATTACAGCAAAATTGCCGATATTTACGATCAAACTCGCTGGTTGACAGAGCCCATCGCTGAAGAGGTTGCAGATTTTATTCTTGCTTTAGTGAAGGCAACCCCCGAAACTACTTTCCTTGAGCCTGGTGTAGGAACTGGGCTCAATGTTTTTCCTTTGGTAAAACGTGGCTATTCCGTAACTGGTGTTGATGTTTCTCAGGAAATGCTTAACCAGTTTCGTCAAAAGTTGCCTCACATTCCTCCGAATCTAAAACTGATTTATGGAGATGCCTCACAACTATCTTTTCCTGAGAAAAGCTTTGACGTAGTGCTAACTGTTCATATGCTTCATGCTGTTTCCGACTTAGGGATATTTTTGGATGAGATTGATCGTGTCCTGAAACCAAAAGGTTTTTATTTAAATGCTCAATGGGTTACTCCACCCGCACGTCTGGAATTTGAGAAGCATTTCAAAACTATCTTGTCTAAATATCAAGAGCAGCAAACCTTACAACAGTCACTTAAAACAATCAACGAAATTAATGTAGAGGAATATTTAGTGAATAAAGGGTATAAGTGTAATTACTGGATAGCCAAGGAATGGACGGTAAGCAACCCGATTCAAGAATTACTGGGTTTCTATAGGTCACGAGCCTATGGGTTATGCTGGCTCCTTTCGGATGAAGCATTTCAGTTTGCAATGGAAGAGTTTGAGGTGTTTTGCCATAACCACTACGGTTCATTGGAGGTGGAGTTATCGTCTCAAGCACGATTTGAAATATGGGCATACACCGCAAACGCAGGGCAATGA